The Setaria viridis chromosome 6, Setaria_viridis_v4.0, whole genome shotgun sequence genome contains a region encoding:
- the LOC117860590 gene encoding lactoylglutathione lyase — protein sequence MATGSEAVKPAEAVLEWNKQDNKRMLHAVYRVGDLDRTIKYYTECFGMKLLRKRDVPDEKYTNAFLGFGPEETNFALELTYNYGVDKYDIGEGFGHFAIANEDVYKLAENIKSKGGKITREPGPVKGGSTVIAFAQDPDGYLFELIQRAETPEPLCQVMLRVGDLERSIKFYEKALGMKLLRKKDVPDYKYTIAMLGYADEDKTTVLELTYNYGRTEYSKGNAYAQVAIGTNDVYKSAEAVDLATKELGGKILRQPGPLPGINTKITSFVDPDGWKVVLVDNADLLKELQ from the exons ATGGCAACTGGGAGCGAAGCCGTGAAGCCAGCTGAGGCTGTGCTTGAGTGGAACAAACAGGACAACAAGAGGATGCTTCATGCTGTTTACCGTGTCGGGGATCTGGACCGCACGATCAA GTACTACACGGAATGCTTTGGGATGAAGCTGCTGAGGAAAAGAGATGTGCCTGATGAGAAGTACACTAATGCCTTCCTTGGGTTTGGACCAGAGGAAACCAACTTTGCGCTTGAATTGACTTACA ACTATGGCGTCGACAAGTATGACATCGGAGAGGGCTTTGGGCATTTTGCTATCGCTAATGAGGAT GTGTACAAGTTGGCTGAGAATATTAAGTCCAAGGGTGGCAAGATTACTCGTGAACCTGGTCCTGTCAAGGGCGGATCCACTGTTATTGCCTTTGCACAAGACCCTGATGGTTATCTGTTTGAGCTTATTCAGAGGGCTGAGACACCTGAGCCTCTTTGCCAAGTCATGCTTCGTGTTGGTGACCTTGAGCGTTCTATCAAGTTCTATGAGAAG GCCCTTGGGATGAAGCTCCTAAGAAAGAAGGATGTGCCTGATTACAAG TATACCATTGCCATGTTGGGCTATGCTGATGAGGACAAGACAACTGTTCTGGAGCTGACATACAATTATGGTCGCACAGAATATAGCAAGGGCAATGCATATGCCCAG GTTGCTATTGGCACCAATGATGTGTACAAGAGTGCTGAGGCTGTTGATCTTGCGACCAAAGAACTAGGGGGCAAGATTTTGCGGCAGCCAGGGCCACTGCCGGggatcaacacaaagatcacCTCTTTTGTTGACCCAGATGGCTGGAAAGTG GTTCTGGTTGACAACGCCGACCTCCTCAAGGAACTCCAGTGA
- the LOC117860591 gene encoding lactoylglutathione lyase: MATGSEAAKSAEAVLEWNKQDNKRMLHAVYRVGDLDRTIKYYTECFGMKLLRKRDVPDEKYTNAFLGFGPEDTNFALELTYNYGVDKYDIGEGFGHFGIANEDVYKLAENIKSKGGNITREPGPVKGGSTVIAFAQDPDGYRFALIQRAETPEPLCQVMLRVGDLERSIKFYEKALGMKLLEKKDVPDYKYTIAKLGYADEDKTTVLELIYNYGVTEYSKGNAYAQVAIGTNDVYKSAEAVDLATKELGGKILRQPGPLPVINTKITSFVDPDGWKVVLVDHADFLKELQ; the protein is encoded by the exons ATGGCAACTGGGAGCGAAGCCGCGAAATCAGCTGAGGCTGTGCTTGAGTGGAACAAACAGGACAACAAGAGGATGCTTCACGCTGTTTACCGTGTCGGGGATCTGGACCGCACAATCAA GTACTACACGGAATGCTTTGGGATGAAGCTGTTGAGGAAAAGAGACGTTCCTGATGAGAAGTACACCAACGCCTTCCTTGGGTTTGGACCAGAGGACACCAACTTTGCACTTGAATTGACATACA ACTATGGTGTTGACAAGTATGACATTGGAGAGGGCTTTGGGCATTTCGGTATCGCTAATGAGGAT GTGTACAAGTTGGCTGAGAATATTAAATCCAAGGGTGGCAACATTACTCGTGAACCTGGTCCTGTCAAGGGAGGATCCACTGTTATTGCCTTTGCACAAGACCCTGATGGTTACCGTTTTGCGCTCATTCAGAGGGCTGAGACACCTGAGCCTCTTTGCCAAGTCATGCTTCGTGTTGGTGACCTTGAGCGATCTATCAAGTTCTATGAGAAG GCCCTTGGGATGAAGCTCCTAGAAAAGAAGGATGTGCCCGATTATAAG TATACCATTGCAAAGTTGGGCTATGCTGATGAGGACAAGACAACTGTTCTGGAACTGATATACAACTATGGTGTCACAGAATATAGCAAGGGCAATGCATATGCTCAG GTTGCTATTGGCACCAATGATGTGTACAAGAGTGCCGAGGCTGTTGATCTTGCGACCAAAGAACTAGGGGGCAAGATTTTGCGGCAGCCAGGGCCGCTACCTgtgatcaacacaaagatcacCTCTTTTGTTGACCCAGATGGGTGGAAAGTG GTTCTGGTTGACCACGCCGACTTCCTCAAGGAACTCCAGTGA
- the LOC117860839 gene encoding pentatricopeptide repeat-containing protein At3g59040 yields the protein MEAAAIGSQSPLSFPSSLCKAKVSSGLAICNVKVKNRRLEVVCHGMLATRKFMQRKRKEEVFKDAADEAEQKNWRRMMREIEEKGSAVSILKTQRSGKEPLPRDVILGTLVRFKQLKKWNIVSEILEWLRTQHWWDFTEMDFLMLVTAYGKLGDFSRAERVLKYMNKKGYRPSVISQTGLMEAYGRGKQYRKAEAVFRRMQTSGPEPSPVTYQIILKSLVEGDKYKEAETIFEDLLNEKRASFKPDQKMFHMMIYMYRKSGDYAQARKLFAQMSERGIPLSTVTFNSLMSFETDYKEVSSIYDQMQRAGLKPDVVSYSLLIKAYGKARREEEALAVFEEMLDAGVRPTRKSYNILLDAFAISGLVDEANTVFKAMRRHRVEPDLCSYTTMVLAYVNASDMNGAEKFFRRIKDDGLKPNVVVYGTLMKGYSKLNNVEKVMRVYERMRIQGVEPNQTIYTTIMDVHGRNSDFGNAVIWFKEMEARGYPPDQKAKNILLSLAKTPEEQQEANESVGNGAIQLEVKPDNEEVDGAGEHEITQNDSGNQHLLDDTRARNHVNGRIRAGNYAFDEEDDDDDDDDYEEEDDEEFNFVSLKDKRELNFAS from the exons ATGGAAGCGGCGGCGATTGGGTCGCAGTCCCCGCTCTCCTTCCCCTCCAGCCTCTG CAAAGCGAAAGTATCCTCTGGTTTAGCAATCTGCAATGTGAAGGTCAAGAATCGCAGGCTTGAGGTAGTTTGCCATGGGATGTTGGCAACCAGAAAGTTTAtgcaaaggaaaaggaaagaggaAGTTTTCAAGGATGCTGCTGATGAGGCCGAGCAGAAGAATTGGAGGAGAATGATGAGGGAGATAGAGGAGAAAGGTTCAGCTGTGTCCATTCTGAAGACTCAGCGAAGCGGGAAAGAACCACTTCCAAGAGATGTTATTCTTGGGACTCTGGTGCGGTTCAAACAATTGAAAAAATGGAATATTGTCAGCGAG attCTCGAATGGCTCAGAACACAGCATTGGTGGGACTTCACTGAGATGGACTTCTTGATGCTTGTGACAGCTTATGGAAAGCTGGGAGATTTTAGCAGGGCAGAAAGAGTCCTAAAGTACATGAACAAGAAAGGTTACCGGCCCAGCGTGATATCTCAGACTGGTCTAATGGAGGCCTATGGAAGAGGCAAGCAGTACCGTAAGGCTGAAGCAGTATTCCGTAGGATGCAGACATCAGGCCCTGAACCATCACCTGTGACATATCAAATCATTTTGAAATCTTTAGTTGAG GGTGACAAATATAAGGAAGCTGAAACTATATTTGAGGAccttcttaatgaaaaaagAGCTTCTTTTAAGCCAGACCAGAAGATGTTCCATATGATGATCTACATGTACAGGAAATCTGGTGATTATGCCCAGGCTCGTAAGCTATTTGCACAGATGTCCGAGAGAGGAATTCCACTATCTACAGTCACTTTTAATAGTTTGATGTCATTTGAAACAGATTACAAGGAAGTTTCAAGTATTTATGATCAG ATGCAAAGAGCTGGGCTGAAACCAGATGTTGTGAGCTATTCCCTGCTCATCAAAGCTTATGGGAAAGCCAGGAGGGAAGAAGAAGCATTGGCGGTTTTTGAAGAGATGCTTGATGCTGGAGTCAG GCCGACACGCAAATCATATAACATTCTGCTTGATGCATTTGCAATATCTGGATTGGTAGATGAGGCTAATACAGTTTTCAAGGCCATGAGAAGACATAG GGTTGAGCCTGATCTTTGCTCTTATACAACTATGGTCTTAGCTTATGTAAATGCTTCTGACATGAATGGAGCTGAGAAATTCTTTCGTAGAATTAAAGATGATGGTTTGAAGCCCAATGTTGTGGTTTATGGAACTCTGATGAAAGGCTATTCAAAGTTAAATAATGTTGAGAAAGTTATGCGGGTGTATGAGAGAATGAGGATCCAGGGTGTTGAACCCAACCAGACCATCTATACTACTATCATGGATGTACATGGCAGGAACTCAGATTTTGGAAATGCGGTCATTTGGTTCAAAGAAATGGAAGCTCGTGGATACCCACCAGACCAGAAAGCAAAAAATATCCTACTTTCCCTTGCCAAAACACCAGAAGAACAACAAGAAGCTAATGAATCGGTAGGTAATGGTGCAATTCAGCTGGAAGTGAAACCTGATAACGAAGAGGTGGATGGTGCTGGTGAACATGAAATTACACAGAATGATTCTGGAAATCAGCATTTGTTAGATGACACACGTGCAAGAAACCATGTAAATGGTAGGATCAGGGCTGGTAATTATGCTTTtgatgaggaggatgacgatgacgacgatgatgattatgaggaagaggatgatgaagagTTTAATTTTGTTTCTTTGAAAGATAAGAGAGAACTAAATTTTGCAagttga
- the LOC117861474 gene encoding transcription factor GTE7 translates to MTSAVLAGRNEVHHAHPHHRHWGGARVPLMPKPSSNPNPRRHRPGPGSNPIPGGPPPRAVPEPELSPSGPVKFRPSEMTPAEARQLRARLTGELGRVRALLSRIDTWQDGQQRRRRAAAEHDPEPRARRASPPPPPALVEAMRKRCAEILMRLRKSKNSVWFNSPVDVEGLKLHDYRAIIRSPMDLGTVKHNLAAGRYPSHEAFADDVRLTFNNALRYNPPDHHVHRYAGSLLATFEGLYKEAVSWFDQQRPPIEPPMPLPDLPAPLQHLPVSVPVQAPPRIGGGRRPKPKAREPNKREMDEEEKQKLRVEIENLPEEKMLNVLQIVQKRNSDPALTGEVVELDFDELDIETLWELDRFVVNWRKALKKSQRNSVMNGDAAAMNGDTIDVTIIPDEDDMVQVDVNPPMVVEIGDSEIDMPEKRATEPDMVDEYVDIGDEMPTVNYQSVEIEKDAQVASSSSGSGSGSSSSSDSDSDSDSDGDDARSPD, encoded by the exons ATGACCTCCGCGGTGCTCGCCGGCCGGAATGAGGTCCACCACGCGCACCCGCACCACCGCCACTGGGGTGGCGCCCGCGTCCCCCTCATGCCTAAGCCGTCGTCCAACCCTAACCCTAGGCGCCACCGCCCGGGCCCGGGGAGCAACCCGATCCCCGGCGGACCGCCGCCTCGGGCCGTCCCGGAGCCGGAGCTGTCGCCCTCGGGGCCCGTCAAGTTCAGGCCGTCGGAAATGACCCCCGCCGAGGCGCGGCAGCTCCGCGCGCGGCTCACCGGCGAGCTCGGCCGCGTCCGCGCGCTCCTCTCCCGCATCGACACGTGGCAGGAcggccagcagcgccgccgccgggccgccgcggAGCACGACCCGGagccccgcgcgcgccgcgcgtccccgcccccgccgccggcgctggtggAGGCGATGCGGAAGCGGTGCGCGGAGATCCTGATGCGGCTGCGCAAGTCCAAGAACAGCGTGTGGTTCAACTCCCCCGTCGACGTCGAGGGCCTCAAGCTGCACGACTACCGCGCCATCATCCGGAGCCCCATGGATCTCGGCACCGTCAAGCACAACCTCGCCGCGGGCCGGTACCCGTCGCACGAGGCCTTTGCCGACGACGTTCGGCTCACCTTCAACAACGCGCTGCGGTACAACCCTCCCGACCACCACGTGCACAGGTACGCCGGCAGCCTCCTCGCCACGTTCGAAGGGCTGTACAAGGAGGCCGTCTCGTGGTTCGACCAGCAGCGCCCGCCAATCGAGCCGCCAATGCCGCTGCCGGATTTGCCCGCGCCGCTGCAGCATCTGCCGGTTTCTGTGCCGGTGCAGGCTCCCCCGAGGATTGGGGGTGGGAGGAGGCCCAAGCCCAAGGCGAGGGAGCCGAACAAGAGGGAGatggacgaggaggagaagcagaagCTGAGGGTGGAGATTGAGAACCTGCCGGAGGAGAAGATGCTGAATGTGCTGCAGATTGTTCAGAAGAGGAACAGTGATCCGGCATTGACAGGGGAGGTTGTGGAGCTTGATTTTGATGAGCTGGATATCGAGACCCTGTGGGAGCTTGATCGATTCGTGGTCAATTGGAGGAAGGCCCTAAAGAAGAGCCAGCGGAATTCTGTGATGAATGGTGATGCTGCTGCGATGAATGGGGACACCATTGATGTGACGATTATTCCAGATGAGGATGACATGGTGCAGGTGGATGTCAATCCGCCCATGGTGGTTGAAATTGGAGACTCG GAGATTGACATGCCGGAGAAGAGGGCAACAGAGCCGGACATGGTTGATGAGTATGTGGATATTGGTGATGAGATGCCGACGGTGAATTACCAGTCGGTAGAAATCGAGAAGGATGCCCAGGTGGCTAGCAGCTCAAGCGGGTCTGGAAGTGGATCATCTTCATCCAGTG ATTCTGACTCGGACTCTGATTCTGACGGGGACGATGCTCGCTCTCCGGACTAG
- the LOC117861378 gene encoding uncharacterized protein: MGKSNKKAAAAAVAAAPAAVPKGKKRDAADEIEKAVSAKKQKAAPPAKAVPPPKVDAKKAKKQPPPKKAESSSSGSEEEESESEEEVKVQTKKALPAKTVKPESSDDGSSDETSESDEEPAKKPAAKPSATIAKNGSKKGKQESSSDESGSDDESSEDDEAPAKPKAPAVAAKKEDSSESESESDSEDEDKSKTAKVAQPAKRAASKMSDDSDSDDSDSDDSDEEPPQKKQKDTAPSAAAKATAAKKETSSDDESDDESDEDSEEDEEDEEPAKTPKKEAPALTSGKQSATKEPKTPMDTQSQATGSKTLFMANVPFRAELEDVKEFFEAAGEVVDVRFPVYEDGSRKGFCYVEFVSAEAAKKACEEMSGKEMQGRAVRLDFAQERNAYTPRSGNDTGSFQKPVRGASSSVFIRGFDKNLEEDKIRSSLEQHFGECGEITRVSIPTDYETGAVKGIAYLDFKDQDSMSKALELSGSDIGGYELFVDEAKPKGDGQRGGGRSGGRSGGRFGERSGGRRGGGGRFGDRSGGRDSGGRFGRGGGGRGGNRGGGRGFGNRPSFGAASAGKKTTFGDD; encoded by the exons aTGGGCAAGTCCAacaagaaggcggcggcggcggccgtggcggcggcgcccgcagCGGTGCCCAAGGGGAAGAAGCGGGATGCGGCTGACGAGATCGAGAAGGCGGTGAGCGCCAAGAAGCAGAAGgcagcgccgccggcgaaggccgtgccgccgcccaaGGTGGACGCCAAGAAGGCCAAGAAGCAGCCGCCGCCCAAGAAGGccgagagcagcagcagcggctcggaggaggaggaatccGAGTCCGAAGAGGAG GTTAAGGTGCAAACAAAGAAGGCCCTTCCTGCCAAGACTGTCAAACCAGAGTCTAGCGATGATGGCAGCAGTGATGAGACCTCTGAATCTGATGAG GAACCTGCAAAGAAGCCTGCTGCTAAACCATCGGCCACAATTGCCAAAAATGGTTCAAAGAAAGGCAAGCAAGAGAGCAGCAGCGATGAGAGTGGTTCTGATGATGAGTCGAGTGAAGATGAT GAAGCACCTGCCAAGCCTAAGGCTCCTGCAGTGGCTGCCAAAAAGGAAGATTCCAGTGAAAGTGAGTCAGAGAGTGATTCTGAGGATGAG GATAAAAGTAAAACTGCAAAAGTAGCTCAGCCTGCCAAGAGAGCTGCTTCTAAGATGAGTGATGACTCAGACAGTGATGATTCAGATAGTGATGATAGCGATGAAGAGCCTCCACAAAAGAAGCAGAAG GACACAGCACCTTCTGCTGCTGCAAAAGCTACTGCTGCAAAGAAAGAAACCAGCAGTGATGATGAGAGCGACGATGAGAGTGATGAAGACAGTGAAGAGGACGAAGAGGATGAAGAGCCTGCTAAAACTCCAAAGAAG GAAGCACCTGCTCTCACCTCTGGAAAGCAAAGTGCTACCAAAGAA CCTAAAACGCCTATGGACACCCAAAGTCAAGCAACTGGATCAAAGACCCTTTTTATGGCAAACGTCCCCTTCAGAGCTGAACTTGAGGATGT GAAAGAATTTTTTGAGGCGGCTGGCGAGGTTGTTGATGTTCGTTTTCCTGTGTATGAAGATGGCAGTCGTAAAGGTTTTTGCTATGTTGAATTTGTTTCTGCCGAAGCTGCCAAGAag GCTTGTGAAGAGATGAGTGGAAAAGAGATGCAGGGTCGTGCTGTAAGACTTGACTTTGCTCAGGAAAGAAATGCGTACACTCCTCGCAGTGG CAACGACACTGGATCTTTCCAGAAGCCAGTTAGGGGTGCCAGCAGCTCTGTATTTATCAGGGGTTTTGATAAAAATCTTGAAGAGGACAAG ATCCGAAGCTCTCTTGAACAACATTTTGGTGAGTGCGGTGAGATAACAAGGGTCTCAATTCCAACGGATTATGAGACTGGTGCAGTCAAAGG AATAGCATACTTGGACTTCAAGGACCAGGATTCCATGTCGAAAGCCCTTGAGCTCAGTGGCTCTGACATTGGTGGCTATGAGCtgtttgttgatgaagccaagcCAAAAGGCGATGGCCAGCGTGGTGGTGGCAGATCCGGAGGCAGATCTGGTGGCAGATTTGGTGAACGGTCTGGCGGcaggcgtggtggtggtggcagattCGGTGACCGGTCCGGTGGCAGGGACAGCGGCGGTAGATTTggccgaggtggtggtggtagggGTGGTAAccgcggcggtggccgtggcTTTGGTAACAGGCCGAGCTTTGGAGCGGCTAGTGCAG gaaagAAGACAACCTTTGGTGATGATTAG